Genomic segment of Agrobacterium larrymoorei:
GCTGCGCCAACGGGCCAATATCTACCTGAAATCCATCAACGACCTGCTGAAATCCTCCGACATCTACATCATGACGCTGGATGGCGAGACCATTGCGGCCAGCAATTATGACGGACCGGCAAGCTTCGTCGGCCAGAATTTCAGCTATCGGCCTTATTTTCAGGATGCCGCAAAAGGTCTGCAATCCCGCTTCTTCGCACTCGGCACAACGTCTCACAAGCGCGGCTATTATTTCGCATCGCCGATCCTTTTCAACGACGTGATCAAGGGCGTCATCGTCTTCAAGGTGGATATCGAAGGCATCGAATCCTCCTTCGGCAATGGTGAGAACCGCATTTTCGTCACCGATCCCGAAGGCATCATCTTCATGACGGGAACGCCGGAATGGCTTTACTCCGCCATCCTGCCCCTGACGCCTGACAGGATTGCCCGCACCGAAGCCTCCCGCCGCTATGCCGATGCAAGGCTGAGCCAGCTTCCTGCCTCCGAAGGAGCCTTCGGCAGCCACCGGCTGATGACGATCAAGGAGGGCGAACAGGACCGCGAATACCTTCTGCTGACCCAGCCCATGCCCGAAGCCGGGTGGACGGTAAACGTGCTGATGGACACAGGCTCCGTGCGCACGCAGGTCAAGACGATGATGATTGCCGCCATCCTCTGCCTCGGGCTGGCAGGCGCGGTGACTGCGGCCATGCTTCAGCGGCGCAGGCGACTGCGGGATCGGCTTGTCCATCAGGCGGAGGCGCAGGCAGAACTGGAACATCGCGTGGAAGAGCGCACAGCTGATTTGGCGCGGGTGAACCGTGACATTAAGCGCGAAATCGCGGAACGCCGCCAGACGGAAAAGCAGCTGCGCAAAACGCAGAAGGATCTCATTCAGGCAGGCAAGCTCGCAGCACTCGGCCAGATGTCGGCAGCGCTTTCGCATGAATTCAACCAGCCGCTTGCCGCTGCCAAGACCTATGCCGAGAGCGCCGCCCTATTGATTGAGCGGGGGCGCGTCGAGGAGGCAAGCTCCAACCTCTCGCGCATTTCCGCGCTCATCGACAGGATGGCGGCGATCAGTAAGCACCTGCGCAATTTCGCCCGCAAACCCAATGAACGTATTGGACCGGTGTCTCTGGATGCAGTGGTGGCCGATACGCTGGAGATAGTCAGCGCGCGGCTGAAGGCGGCGGATGCGGTTCTGCATGTCGATTTCGGGCCTGATCCGCTCTTCGTAAAAGCCGGGCCGGTGCGACTTCAACAGGTTCTCGTCAACGTCATCTCCAACGCTGCCGATGCGGTGGAAGGCCTCGAAGACCGGCGGATCGACCTTACGGCCAGCCGACAGGACGAGCGGATCGTGATTTCAGTGCGCGACCGGGGACCGGGTGTACCGCCCGCGATCATGGAGCGCATATTCGACCCCTTCTTCTCCACCAAGGGCGTGGGCAAAGGGCTGGGGCTTGGCCTGTCCATCTCCTACAACATCGTGAAGGATTTCGGTGGGCGTCTTAGCGTCACCAATCTTGACGGCGGCGGCGCGCGGTTCGATATCGAACTGGCGGCGCAGGCGCCGATGGAGGTTGCGGCGGAATGAACATGTCCCGCATATTGCTGATCGATGACGAAGAGGACTTGCGGCTTTCCACCGCGCAGGCGCTGGAGCTTGCGGGGCTCGACGTCGTCACCATTGAAAATGCCGACCATGTGTTTGAGTTGATCGGCTACAGTTTCGATGGTGTCATCGTCAGCGATATTCGAATGCCGGGCATGGACGGCATGACCTTGCTGCAAAAGGTGCGCGAACTGGACGCCGAAATTCCGGTCATTCTGGTTACGGGTCATGGCGATGTGCAACTGGCCGTCAGCGCCATGCGCAACGGCGCCTATGACTTCATCGAGAAGCCCTTCAGCATCCAGTATCTCGCAGGCATCATCAAACGCGCCATGGACCGGCGTGCGCTGGTGCTGGAAAACCGACGCCTGCGCGCAGTGGCAGGCAAGCGCGACGATCTGGAAACGCGCCTTCCGGGCCGCACGCAGGTCATGGTGGACCTGCGTTACCGCATCCGTGCCATCGGTGCAGCAGATGCCGATACGCTGATCATCGGCGACACGGGGGCCGGTAAAGAAGTCGTCGCCCGCGCTCTTCACGATGTCAGCGCCCGCGCCGACCGGCCCTTCGTGGCCATCAATTGCGCGGCGCTGCCGCAGCATTTGATCGAAAGCGAACTCTTCGGCCATGAGGCAGGAGCTTTTCCGGGCGCGCTTCGCCCTCGTTACGGCAAGTTCGAACATGCACGCGGCGGGACTATCCTGCTGGATGAAATCGGCTCCATGCCATTCGAGATGCAAGGCAAGCTGTTGCGCGTTCTGCAGGAGCGAACCATCACAAGGCTTGGCTCCAATGAAACGGTTGAGCTCGACGTCCGCTTCATCGCCACCAGCAAGGTCGATCTGGCGCAGGAGGCACTCGCGGGACGCTTCCGTCAGGATCTGCTCTATCGCCTGAATGTCGCAACCGTGCATGTACCCTCGCTTGCCCAGCGGCGTGCCGATATCCCGCTGTTGTTTCTGCATCTCGTGCGGGAAGCGGCGGCGCGGTACGGCAGAGAGGACACCGAAGTTCCCTCCGACATCATTTCATCGCTGGCTATGCAGGACTGGCCAGGTAACGTTCGCGAGTTGAGAAACGCTGCTGACAGATTCGTTCTCGGGCTGGATGGACAGCTTGCCGAAGGCGTACAGTCGGGTGATCTCTCGGCTCACGGCCTTTCGGCCAAGGTCGCGGAGTTCGAAAAGAGCATCCTCGCAAGAACAATTTCTGCCCATAAAGGCAATCTCAAAGCCGTCTATGAGACGCTCGGAATATCGCGTAAGACGCTTTACGAAAAGATGCAGAAATACGCGCTGACGAAACACGCTCTTGTCGAAGAAGACATGAAGAACTGATCCTGCGCATCTAGCTTTAGTGCGATGGGTGGAAATCCACCCACGTCTTGACGACGATGTTTCGGAATCCACCCATCCCGGCACATAAGGATGATCTTTTCCGATCTCGTCCTTTCCTATCCGTTGCACGGCGGATCGAGCCGATTGCAAATGGTCACACCCCGGCGGGCGCAGAGGAGTGCGTTTCGCCGCAGAGGCCATATTTCATCGGGAGGAAAAGATGAAACTTCTGAAAACCGTCACGGGTGCCGTTGCTGCTGCTGCCGTATCACTGTTTGCGCTCTCCGCTGCCGCGCAGTCCTACCCAACCCGCAACATCACCATGGTCGTGCCTTTCGCCGCAGGCGGCCCGACGGATACGGTGGCGCGCCTTGTGGCGGAATCCATGGGCAAGGATCTCGGTCAGCAGATCATCGTTGAAAATGTCGGCGGTGCCGGTGGCACGCTGGGTGCCGGTCGCGTGGCGGCGGCTGATCCGGACGGCTACACGATCCTTCTTCACCA
This window contains:
- a CDS encoding sigma-54-dependent transcriptional regulator, producing the protein MNMSRILLIDDEEDLRLSTAQALELAGLDVVTIENADHVFELIGYSFDGVIVSDIRMPGMDGMTLLQKVRELDAEIPVILVTGHGDVQLAVSAMRNGAYDFIEKPFSIQYLAGIIKRAMDRRALVLENRRLRAVAGKRDDLETRLPGRTQVMVDLRYRIRAIGAADADTLIIGDTGAGKEVVARALHDVSARADRPFVAINCAALPQHLIESELFGHEAGAFPGALRPRYGKFEHARGGTILLDEIGSMPFEMQGKLLRVLQERTITRLGSNETVELDVRFIATSKVDLAQEALAGRFRQDLLYRLNVATVHVPSLAQRRADIPLLFLHLVREAAARYGREDTEVPSDIISSLAMQDWPGNVRELRNAADRFVLGLDGQLAEGVQSGDLSAHGLSAKVAEFEKSILARTISAHKGNLKAVYETLGISRKTLYEKMQKYALTKHALVEEDMKN
- a CDS encoding sensor histidine kinase; translation: MRYRWIGIVLLCLGIGGIALTKGSDLVAESYFNEAAAQGGTTLRLAVSALGGHLNRYEPLPALMADHDDIEELVAHPDDQLLRQRANIYLKSINDLLKSSDIYIMTLDGETIAASNYDGPASFVGQNFSYRPYFQDAAKGLQSRFFALGTTSHKRGYYFASPILFNDVIKGVIVFKVDIEGIESSFGNGENRIFVTDPEGIIFMTGTPEWLYSAILPLTPDRIARTEASRRYADARLSQLPASEGAFGSHRLMTIKEGEQDREYLLLTQPMPEAGWTVNVLMDTGSVRTQVKTMMIAAILCLGLAGAVTAAMLQRRRRLRDRLVHQAEAQAELEHRVEERTADLARVNRDIKREIAERRQTEKQLRKTQKDLIQAGKLAALGQMSAALSHEFNQPLAAAKTYAESAALLIERGRVEEASSNLSRISALIDRMAAISKHLRNFARKPNERIGPVSLDAVVADTLEIVSARLKAADAVLHVDFGPDPLFVKAGPVRLQQVLVNVISNAADAVEGLEDRRIDLTASRQDERIVISVRDRGPGVPPAIMERIFDPFFSTKGVGKGLGLGLSISYNIVKDFGGRLSVTNLDGGGARFDIELAAQAPMEVAAE